In Zea mays cultivar B73 chromosome 7, Zm-B73-REFERENCE-NAM-5.0, whole genome shotgun sequence, the following proteins share a genomic window:
- the LOC100282924 gene encoding Nuclear transcription factor Y subunit C-6 — MDPNKSSTPPPPPVMGAPVAYPPPAYPPGVAAGAGAYPPQLYAPPAAAAAQQAAAAQQQQLQIFWAEQYREIEATTDFKNHNLPLARIKKIMKADEDVRMIAAEAPVVFARACEMFILELTHRGWAHAEENKRRTLQKSDIAAAIARTEVFDFLVDIVPRDDGKDADAAAAAAAAAAGIPRPAAGVPATDPLAYYYVPQQ; from the coding sequence ATGGATCCTAACAAATCCAGCACCCCGCCGCCGCCTCCAGTCATGGGTGCCCCCGTTGCCTACCCTCCGCCTGCGTACCCTCCCGGTGtggccgccggcgccggcgcctacCCGCCGCAGCTCTACGCACCGCCGGCTGCTGCCGCGGCCCAGCAGGCGGCGGccgcgcagcagcagcagctgcagatATTCTGGGCGGAGCAGTACCGCGAGATCGAGGCCACTACCGACTTCAAGAATCACAACCTCCCGCTCgcccgcatcaagaagatcatgaaAGCCGACGAGGACGTCCGCATGATCGCCGCCGAGGCTCCCGTGGTGTTCGCCCGGGCCTGCGAGATGTTCATCCTCGAGCTCACCCATCGCGGCTGGGCGCACGCCGAAGAGAACAAGCGCCGCACGCTCCAGAAATCCGACATTGCCGCTGCCATCGCCCGCACCGAGGTATTCGACTTCCTTGTGGACATCGTTCCGCGCGACGACGGTAAAGACGCtgatgcggcggccgccgcagctGCCGCGGCTGCCGGGATCCCGCGCCCCGCCGCCGGAGTACCAGCCACCGACCCTCTCGCCTACTACTACGTGCCTCAGCAGTAA
- the LOC100284847 gene encoding photosystem I reaction center subunit V translates to MVTSTTAAAVLSPPSVAGLRLAPSPRARVAFRAARARRSVAARAELSPSLVISLSTGVSLFLGRFVFFNFQRENVAKQVPEQNGKTHFDAGDERAKEFSGLLKSNDPVGFNLVDVLAWGSLGHIVAYYILATSSNGYDPNFF, encoded by the coding sequence ATGGTCACGTCGACGACCGCCGCCGCCGTGCTGTCCCCGCCGTCCGTGGCCGGGCTTCGCCTGGCGCCGTCTCCCCGGGCGCGCGTGGCGTTccgcgcggcgcgggcgcggcggtcCGTGGCGGCGCGCGCGGAGCTGAGCCCGTCGCTGGTGATCAGCCTGAGCACGGGCGTGTCGCTCTTCCTGGGCCGCTTCGTCTTCTTCAACTTCCAGCGGGAGAACGTGGCGAAGCAGGTGCCCGAGCAGAACGGCAAGACGCACTTCGACGCCGGCGACGAGCGCGCCAAGGAGTTCTCGGGCCTGCTCAAGTCCAACGACCCCGTGGGCTTCAACCTCGTCGACGTCCTCGCCTGGGGCTCGCTCGGCCACATCGTCGCCTACTACATCCTCGCCACCTCAAGCAACGGATACGACCCCAACTTCTTCTGA
- the LOC100284243 gene encoding BURP domain-containing protein 15 precursor, translating to MACLLVLVIAATVLTGPPGKLTHAARTSPAEAFWHAALPGAPMPEAIRELLRPAGAAGTNAPDAARSRHHDADPPPMNFKYEDYRSSRRNEATATSAEALDRAGGAGNAAASPAVFFLEEAVRVGGVLPFRGMVPRGTASVAVASPPMRLYKVRAVRAIDGRRFMVCRRDREDGPDGDAVYGCRATGPARAYAVGVVGERGETVAATVVCRTDTSRWNRVRAAFRLLDVKPGGAAVCHAALGAQVIPVKNDSGSSLV from the exons ATGGCGTGCCTCCTCGTGCTCGTCATCGCTGCCACAGTACTAACG GGTCCACCGGGAAAACTGACGCACGCCGCTCGGACGTCGCCGGCGGAGGCCTTCTGGCATGCGGCCCTCCCCGGCGCTCCCATGCCCGAGGCCATCCGCGAGCTCTTGCGCCCAGCTGGTGCTGCCG GGACCAACGCTCCAGACGCCGCTAGGTCCAGGCACCACGACGCCGATCCGCCGCCGATGAACTTCAAGTACGAAGACTACAGGTCCTCGCGTCGGAACGAAGCCACCGCCACCTCCGCCGAGGCCCTGGACCGCGCTGGCGGCGCCGGGAACGCGGCCGCGTCGCCGGCGGTGTTCTTCCTCGAGGAGGCAGTGCGCGTCGGGGGTGTCCTGCCCTTCCGTGGTATGGTCCCGCGGGGCACCGCCAGCGTGGCAGTGGCCTCGCCTCCGATGCGGCTGTACAAGGTCCGCGCCGTGCGGGCCATCGACGGGCGCAGGTTCATGGTGTGCCGCCGCGACCGCGAGGACGGCCCCGACGGCGACGCCGTGTACGGGTGCCGCGCGACGGGCCCCGCGAGGGCGTACGCTGTGGGCGTGGTCGGCGAGCGCGGGGAGACGGTGGCCGCGACCGTCGTGTGCCGCACCGACACGTCCCGGTGGAACCGGGTGCGTGCCGCGTTCAGGCTGCTCGACGTGAAGCCCGGAGGCGCGGCGGTCTGCCACGCGGCGCTCGGCGCGCAGGTAATCCCAGTCAAGAACGACAGTGGCTCCTCCTTGGTGTGA
- the LOC103632920 gene encoding GPI-anchored protein LORELEI-like precursor, translated as MGLHGGVVVLRAAVLAAVLGFVAAAGFISNDALLERGHDTTGRSLLQAKKDCPVSFEGANYTVITSRCKGPLYQPTLCCGALKDFACPYSTYINDVSTNCAATMFSYINLYGKYPPGLFANTCHEGDKGLTCPEDTPQIEPGQKASGAAAVAAPAAALAAAALAVSLLLMSC; from the exons ATGGGTCTCCACGGAGGCGTCGTCGTGCTCCGCGCGGCCGTGCTCGCCGCCGTCCTCGGCTTCGTCGCCGCTGCCGGGTTCATCTCAA ACGACGCGCTGCTGGAGCGCGGGCACGACACCACCGGCCGGAGCCTGCTGCAGGCCAAGAAAG ATTGCCCGGTGAGCTTCGAGGGCGCCAACTACACGGTGATCACGAGCCGGTGTAAGGGCCCGCTGTACCAGCCGACGCTGTGCTGCGGCGCGCTCAAGGACTTCGCGTGCCCTTACTCCACCTACATCAACGACGTGAGCACCAACTGCGCCGCCACCATGTTCAGCTACATCAACCTCTACGGCAAGTACCCGCCGGGCCTCTTCGCCAATACCTGCCACGAGGGCGACAAGGGCCTCACGTGCCCCGAGGACACCCCGCAGATCGAACCCGGGCAGAAGGCCTCCGGCGCGGCCGCCGTCGCCGCGCCGGCCGCGGCCCTGGCGGCGGCCGCGTTGGCCGTCTCGTTGCTGCTCATGTCTTGCTGA